Proteins from a single region of Apium graveolens cultivar Ventura chromosome 7, ASM990537v1, whole genome shotgun sequence:
- the LOC141675180 gene encoding stem-specific protein TSJT1-like: MLGIFNKELVNAPKELNSPAAPHPHRLVAEKPKQILPEECLKEFLSTHSNAFSLSFSNNAASLAFAPPPTPFPNHRLFSGVDDIYCTFLGSLNNLSSLNKQYGLSKCGNEAMFVIEAYRTLRDRGPYPAHQVLKDLDGSFGFVLYDTKAKSVFISLSADGVVKLFWGIASDGSVMISDNLGLIKASCAKSFAPFPTGCMYHSEGGLMSFEHPTNKLKAMPRVDSEGFMCGSNFKVDVYSKTKSMPRVGSEANWADIWGQQA; this comes from the exons ATGTTGGGAATATTTAACAAGGAGTTGGTGAATGCACCAAAAGAGCTCAACAGCCCTGCTGCACCTCATCCTCACAGGCTGGTGGCTGAGAAGCCAAAACAGATACTTCCTGAGGAGTGTTTGAAGGAGTTCTTGTCAACTCATTCCAATgctttctctctttctttttctaataaTGCTGCTTCTCTCGCTTTTGCCCCTCCTCCTACCCCTTTCCCTAATCACAG GTTGTTCTCTGGGGTTGATGACATCTACTGTACTTTCTTGGGGagtttgaacaacttgagcagcCTCAATAAGCAGTATGGACTATCTAAATGTGGGAACGAGGCCATGTTTGTGATCGAGGCTTACAGGACCCTCCGCGACAGGGGTCCATACCCTGCTCATCAGGTCCTCAAGGATCTTGATGGGAGTTTTGGATTTGTGCTGTATGATACCAAGGCTAAATCTGTGTTTATTTCATTGAGTGCTGATGGAGTAGTCAAGCTCTTCTGGGGAATAGCTTCTGATGGTTCTGTTATGATTTCTGATAATTTGGGCCTCATCAAAGCTAGCTGTGCTAAATCTTTTGCTCCCTTCCCTACCG GGTGTATGTATCACAGTGAAGGAGGATTGATGAGTTTCGAGCATCCAACAAACAAATTGAAGGCAATGCCAAGGGTAGATAGTGAGGGGTTCATGTGTGGATCAAACTTTAAAGTTGATGTTTACTCCAAGACCAAAAGCATGCCAAGGGTTGGCAGTGAAGCCAATTGGGCAGATATTTGGGGACAACAAGCTTAG
- the LOC141670399 gene encoding uncharacterized protein LOC141670399 — protein MASALPKLTAETNADLKLESEGLTSALFKPTEELCVEEERIKTLSVERDHCHEAQSAVEAEHLKLKAESEEAHVAFKVINDQYDVSEGLSTCIGFSFVRPRQLQVTSLCCRPFLCRFLLYSYLAGLEFLVFVMIKSGVWDISLV, from the exons ATGGCAAGTGCATTACCTAAGCTAACTGCTGAAACTAATGCAGACTTGAAGCTTGAAAGTGAAGGGCTGACAAGTGCATTATTTAAGCCTACAGAGGAGTTGTGCGTGGAAGAAGAGAGAATTAAGACTCTGTCAGTAGAGAGGGATCATTGCCACGAGGCTCAATCTGCTGTTGAAGCTGAACACTTGAAATTGAAGGCAGAGAGCGAGGAAGCTCATGTGGCTTTTAAGGTGATCAATGACCAATATGATGTTTCTG AAGGATTGTCGACCTGCATCGGTTTTTCTTTTGTAAGGCCTCGCCAACTGCAAGTAACTTCTTTGTGTTGTAGGCCATTTCTTTGTAGGTTCTTGCTATATAGCTACTTGGCTGGTTTAGAATTTCTAGTTTTTGTAATGATAAAAAGTGGTGTTTGGGATATTTCATTAGTGTAA